The following proteins come from a genomic window of Geminicoccaceae bacterium SCSIO 64248:
- a CDS encoding sugar ABC transporter permease — protein sequence MAQQIARPSLGHPRVLDRARARPAVESYSPTRSDPWTALWFLLPSLLGLILFLVVPLVASLVLSFTNWQIIGQARFVGFSNYVNLTTRDPIFWQVVANTVLFTVEYLLLNIGIALGLAVWISRLSWGKRFFRLAFFLPTFMPMVGIALVWQLMLTPRGLVDGVIALTGLGLPNVLAESTLALQALVLLTLWSHVGYNLMLFGAALESIPESYLDAAAIDGASGWQNFWLIKLPMISPSLFFGTVLTAITTLQAFDQVYALTRGGPGSSTATLGYAIYNQGFVTYKMGYASALAWILFALIMLLTIMQLRLQRRWVHYDQ from the coding sequence ATGGCCCAGCAGATCGCTCGGCCGAGCCTGGGCCACCCCCGCGTGCTCGACCGCGCCCGTGCGAGGCCGGCGGTCGAGAGCTATTCGCCCACGCGGAGCGATCCCTGGACCGCGCTCTGGTTCCTCTTGCCCAGCCTGCTCGGACTGATCCTGTTTCTGGTCGTGCCGCTGGTCGCGTCGCTCGTTCTGAGCTTCACCAACTGGCAGATCATCGGCCAGGCGCGGTTCGTCGGCTTCAGCAACTACGTCAACCTGACGACGCGCGATCCGATCTTCTGGCAGGTCGTGGCCAACACGGTCCTGTTCACGGTCGAGTATCTCCTCCTGAACATCGGGATTGCGCTCGGCCTGGCGGTCTGGATCAGCCGGCTGTCATGGGGCAAGCGCTTCTTCCGCCTCGCCTTCTTCCTGCCGACCTTCATGCCCATGGTCGGCATCGCCCTGGTGTGGCAGTTGATGCTGACCCCGCGCGGCCTGGTCGACGGCGTCATCGCCCTGACCGGCCTTGGCCTGCCCAACGTGCTCGCGGAATCGACGCTGGCGCTTCAGGCGCTCGTTCTTCTGACGCTCTGGTCGCATGTCGGCTACAATCTGATGCTCTTCGGAGCGGCGCTCGAGTCGATCCCGGAGAGCTATCTCGATGCCGCCGCGATCGATGGCGCCAGCGGCTGGCAGAACTTCTGGCTGATCAAGCTGCCGATGATCTCACCTTCCCTCTTCTTCGGGACGGTGCTGACGGCGATCACGACCTTGCAGGCGTTCGATCAGGTCTATGCCCTGACGCGCGGCGGTCCCGGATCGTCGACCGCCACCTTGGGCTACGCGATCTACAACCAGGGATTCGTGACCTACAAGATGGGCTACGCCTCGGCGTTGGCCTGGATCCTCTTCGCTCTGATCATGCTGCTCACGATCATGCAGCTGCGGCTCCAGCGGCGGTGGGTGCATTATGACCAGTGA
- a CDS encoding carbohydrate ABC transporter permease — protein sequence MTSDVIDTRPWPRAMRAGLHGGMVLLVATFLFPFFWMVSNALRTDAEIFAVPPRLLPDSWEWGNFSAAWSYLPFGQFFLNSMLVAAAITAIVLVVSSLAAYAFARLRFPGNGGLFLLYLATLMVPQAVIVIPLFLMMSAIGWVDTYQALIIPMAFSSFGTFLLRQFFLTIPRELEEAALIDGATRLRILLTVFVPLARPALGLLALFTFTGQWNSFLWPLIVINGPEHATIPLGLTLFQGQQGIEWNYMMAGATISMLPGFLLTVLLHRFIFKGIAIGSGLGGR from the coding sequence ATGACCAGTGACGTGATCGACACCCGGCCCTGGCCGCGCGCGATGCGGGCCGGGCTGCATGGCGGCATGGTTCTGCTGGTCGCGACGTTCCTCTTCCCGTTCTTCTGGATGGTGTCGAACGCGCTCCGCACGGATGCCGAGATCTTCGCCGTGCCGCCACGGCTGCTTCCCGATAGCTGGGAGTGGGGCAATTTCAGCGCGGCCTGGTCCTATCTACCGTTCGGCCAGTTCTTCCTGAACAGCATGCTGGTCGCCGCTGCCATCACCGCGATCGTGCTCGTGGTGTCCAGCCTGGCCGCCTACGCCTTCGCGCGGCTGCGCTTTCCCGGCAATGGCGGGCTCTTCCTCCTTTATCTCGCGACGCTCATGGTGCCGCAGGCGGTCATCGTCATTCCCCTGTTCCTGATGATGAGCGCGATCGGCTGGGTCGATACCTACCAGGCCCTGATCATCCCGATGGCCTTCAGTTCGTTCGGCACCTTCCTCCTGCGCCAGTTCTTCCTGACGATCCCGCGCGAGTTGGAGGAGGCCGCGCTCATCGACGGCGCGACCCGGCTGCGGATCCTTTTGACCGTGTTCGTGCCGCTCGCCAGGCCGGCCCTGGGCCTGCTCGCGCTTTTCACGTTCACGGGCCAGTGGAACTCCTTCCTGTGGCCGCTGATCGTCATCAACGGTCCCGAGCATGCGACCATCCCGCTCGGCCTGACGTTGTTCCAGGGACAGCAGGGCATCGAGTGGAACTACATGATGGCGGGCGCGACCATCTCGATGCTGCCCGGCTTCCTGCTCACCGTGCTTCTGCACCGCTTCATCTTCAAGGGAATCGCGATCGGTTCCGGGCTGGGAGGACGCTGA
- a CDS encoding HEAT repeat domain-containing protein translates to MTSDKPILLTDEQMQRFIAHGYLCLKTTLPESFHNNIYARFDELIGGEANQNPGNNLLPAVPEIQRVFDDPAVQGALTSVLGPDYVMHPHRALHNNVPGSDAQAMHKDSYWGYTRRVRNHRPRWVMIMYVPQATPLERGPTGVIPGSQFQMQRPDEDLMPEVPGSLETGGFLLIHYDIWHRKMKNLTDQKRFMMKFEFIRMQAEPSVSWDHRDDAWTLADAPPMDMTAVWARQWAWLRGARNEARPTMAATPADAAGLDDADPQARLKAVNALAAEPDAARTAHEGLARLLGDEVEPVSVAASYALAAAGEAAIPTLRDIVRADDADDVGVNVSGERGEGAAVGQRARNAAYALAEIGEPAIPTLLDLLETGKGRARKLAAFALGEVASNDPRLVQALCDATRDADVLVRINAVEALGLKTGTPGAVEALVRAVRDEDPQVRFSAALSLAQIGPAADAAVPALQSALDDDNRYVPGYAVEALERIATPAAMRALLPFLKTARWCKHTTAKSIY, encoded by the coding sequence ATGACTTCGGACAAGCCCATTCTCCTGACCGACGAGCAGATGCAGCGCTTCATCGCGCACGGCTATCTCTGCCTCAAGACGACGCTGCCCGAGAGCTTTCACAACAACATCTACGCGCGCTTCGACGAGTTGATCGGCGGCGAGGCCAACCAAAACCCCGGCAACAACCTTCTGCCGGCCGTGCCCGAGATCCAGCGGGTCTTCGACGATCCGGCCGTGCAGGGCGCGCTGACGAGCGTGCTCGGGCCGGACTACGTGATGCACCCGCATCGTGCCCTGCACAACAACGTGCCGGGCTCCGACGCCCAGGCCATGCACAAGGACAGCTATTGGGGCTACACAAGGCGTGTGCGCAACCACCGGCCGCGCTGGGTGATGATCATGTACGTGCCGCAGGCGACGCCGCTCGAGCGTGGCCCGACCGGCGTCATTCCGGGCAGCCAGTTCCAGATGCAAAGGCCGGACGAGGATCTGATGCCGGAGGTGCCGGGCAGCCTGGAGACCGGCGGGTTCCTGTTGATCCACTACGACATCTGGCACCGCAAGATGAAGAATCTGACGGACCAGAAGCGCTTCATGATGAAGTTCGAGTTCATCCGCATGCAGGCCGAGCCCTCGGTCAGCTGGGACCATCGGGACGATGCGTGGACGCTCGCCGACGCCCCGCCGATGGACATGACGGCGGTCTGGGCCCGCCAGTGGGCCTGGCTGCGCGGTGCCCGGAACGAGGCTCGGCCGACCATGGCCGCCACGCCGGCCGATGCCGCCGGCCTGGACGATGCCGACCCGCAGGCCCGCCTGAAGGCCGTCAATGCGCTCGCGGCGGAACCCGATGCGGCCCGAACGGCGCACGAGGGTCTTGCGCGTCTCCTGGGCGACGAGGTCGAGCCGGTAAGCGTTGCCGCTTCCTACGCCCTGGCGGCAGCCGGCGAGGCCGCCATCCCGACGCTGCGCGACATCGTACGCGCAGACGACGCGGACGATGTCGGGGTCAATGTCAGCGGCGAACGGGGCGAGGGCGCCGCCGTCGGCCAGCGGGCGCGCAACGCCGCCTATGCCCTGGCGGAGATCGGCGAGCCGGCCATCCCGACGCTGCTGGACCTGCTCGAGACGGGCAAAGGACGCGCGCGCAAGCTCGCCGCCTTCGCTCTGGGCGAGGTCGCCAGCAACGACCCCAGGCTGGTGCAGGCCCTGTGCGACGCCACGCGTGACGCGGACGTCCTGGTGCGGATCAACGCGGTCGAAGCGCTGGGCCTCAAGACGGGGACGCCGGGGGCGGTCGAGGCGCTGGTCCGAGCGGTGCGCGACGAGGATCCGCAAGTCCGCTTTTCCGCGGCCTTGTCGCTCGCGCAGATCGGTCCCGCCGCCGACGCGGCCGTGCCGGCCTTGCAAAGCGCGCTCGACGACGACAACCGCTACGTGCCGGGCTATGCGGTCGAGGCGCTCGAACGGATCGCCACGCCGGCCGCGATGCGGGCGCTGCTGCCGTTTTTGAAGACCGCGCGGTGGTGCAAGCACACCACGGCCAAGAGCATCTATTGA
- a CDS encoding pirin family protein: MSWNPAIEPGCPDEVGIDAIETLIVPRARDIGGFEVRRALPAPKRQMVGPFIFFDQVGPAEFLTGQGIDVRPHPHIGLGTVTYLYRGDFHHRDSIGSDQTIRPGALNWMVAGRGVSHSERTSAAGRSGPHSVFGIQTWVALPDSHEDIAPMFEHHGKEALPAIEDRGVSVRLILGNAYGKTAPATMFSETFYADVKLEAGSRLPMPDDHEDRGIYIVEGSISIAGRDYEASQMMVFRPGDRITVAASGRGARLMILGGATLGGPRYIWWNFVASSKERIEEAKAEWRAQNWGKGRFDLPIDDRDEHIPLPG; the protein is encoded by the coding sequence ATGAGTTGGAATCCCGCAATCGAACCAGGCTGTCCCGATGAGGTGGGCATCGACGCGATCGAAACCCTCATCGTTCCGCGTGCCCGGGACATTGGCGGCTTCGAGGTTCGGCGCGCCTTGCCGGCACCGAAGCGGCAGATGGTCGGACCGTTCATCTTCTTCGACCAAGTCGGGCCGGCCGAGTTCCTGACCGGCCAGGGCATCGATGTTCGGCCGCACCCGCATATCGGTCTCGGCACCGTCACCTACCTGTATCGCGGCGACTTCCATCACCGGGACAGCATCGGGTCCGACCAGACCATCCGTCCCGGCGCGCTGAACTGGATGGTCGCCGGACGCGGTGTGTCCCATTCGGAGCGCACGTCCGCAGCGGGCCGAAGCGGTCCGCACAGCGTGTTTGGGATTCAGACGTGGGTGGCTTTACCCGACAGCCATGAGGACATCGCGCCCATGTTCGAGCATCACGGCAAGGAGGCGCTGCCGGCGATCGAGGACCGTGGCGTCTCGGTTCGGCTTATTCTTGGGAACGCGTACGGCAAAACCGCTCCCGCGACGATGTTCTCCGAGACATTCTACGCCGATGTGAAGCTCGAAGCGGGAAGCCGGCTGCCGATGCCGGACGATCACGAGGACCGAGGCATCTACATCGTCGAAGGCTCGATCTCGATCGCCGGCCGGGATTACGAGGCGTCTCAGATGATGGTCTTCCGCCCTGGCGACAGGATCACGGTCGCGGCGAGCGGCAGAGGCGCGCGGCTGATGATCCTCGGCGGCGCGACGCTCGGTGGACCGCGTTACATCTGGTGGAATTTCGTCGCCTCCTCCAAGGAGCGCATCGAGGAGGCCAAGGCCGAATGGCGCGCGCAGAACTGGGGCAAGGGACGCTTCGATCTCCCCATCGATGACCGGGACGAGCACATCCCACTGCCAGGCTGA
- a CDS encoding haloacid dehalogenase type II has translation MAKLEVLFFDVLGTVVDWRGSMAAEAASFFERHDARHIDAHAFADAWVARYDPAVEAIRSGRRSFVSLDVINMENLEGCLEASGLTPSAFPPAELENLNRAWHRLRPWPDSVKGLSRLKERFIVAPLSDGSTRLLVNMARHAALPWDTIFGADVSCAYKPMPRAYLRACELLNVTPDRAMLIAAHDYDLDAARRCGLRTAYVHRENAADPSKDGNPKALQAWDYDANDLVELADILRPAAQSSSS, from the coding sequence ATGGCCAAGCTGGAGGTTCTGTTCTTCGACGTTTTGGGAACGGTTGTCGACTGGCGCGGCAGCATGGCCGCGGAAGCAGCTTCGTTTTTCGAGCGCCACGACGCTCGGCATATCGACGCCCATGCTTTCGCCGACGCGTGGGTTGCCCGCTATGACCCCGCTGTCGAGGCCATCCGTTCCGGTCGGCGGTCCTTTGTGTCGCTTGATGTCATCAACATGGAGAATCTCGAAGGCTGCCTGGAAGCATCCGGACTGACGCCGTCCGCCTTCCCGCCGGCGGAACTGGAAAACCTGAATCGGGCTTGGCATCGGCTGAGACCGTGGCCGGACTCGGTGAAGGGGCTTTCCAGGCTGAAGGAACGCTTCATCGTCGCGCCCTTGTCCGACGGGAGCACCCGCCTCCTTGTGAACATGGCAAGGCACGCCGCGCTTCCGTGGGATACGATCTTCGGTGCGGATGTCTCTTGTGCGTACAAGCCGATGCCTCGAGCCTATCTCCGCGCGTGCGAATTGCTGAACGTCACGCCGGACCGAGCGATGTTGATTGCTGCCCACGATTACGACTTGGATGCTGCGCGTAGGTGCGGATTGAGAACAGCGTATGTCCATCGCGAGAACGCGGCGGATCCGTCGAAGGACGGCAATCCCAAGGCGCTCCAGGCATGGGACTACGATGCCAATGACTTGGTCGAGCTTGCGGATATATTGAGGCCAGCGGCACAGTCATCCTCATCGTAA
- a CDS encoding SH3 domain-containing protein codes for MQYWLEQIDAAHVISGNVFSGVEREIAMAAWRVGMTCFGAAGALLSLVATSLAAPGDLHRVSGVVVNLRAGPSDDTNVRGQVEQGEQLIEVTRQGAWYGVRVLRTGEEGWVYGDLIEQVSASSFGAGGVGAVSDAGFLELSEDFNRLMASLGSEFGYSIVERVEVIDNTTLRVTPSATWLRDGSRDAHVMGTAAMYQMWKNRQNGVPVRVILQGLSGETYVTVDDTGTAPLLRVAGIGSG; via the coding sequence GTGCAGTACTGGCTGGAACAGATCGACGCGGCGCACGTTATCTCAGGTAATGTCTTCTCCGGTGTGGAGCGTGAGATAGCAATGGCGGCCTGGCGGGTTGGGATGACGTGCTTCGGGGCAGCGGGCGCGCTCTTGAGCCTCGTTGCCACAAGCTTGGCGGCGCCCGGTGATCTGCACCGCGTATCCGGCGTGGTTGTCAATCTGCGTGCCGGACCGAGCGACGATACGAATGTCCGTGGGCAGGTCGAGCAGGGAGAGCAACTGATCGAGGTGACGCGTCAAGGCGCCTGGTATGGTGTCCGGGTCCTGCGCACGGGCGAGGAAGGCTGGGTCTATGGCGACTTGATCGAGCAAGTGTCCGCCTCAAGCTTCGGCGCCGGCGGTGTCGGCGCAGTCTCTGACGCCGGCTTTCTCGAGTTGTCCGAAGACTTCAATCGTCTGATGGCGAGCCTCGGCAGCGAGTTCGGCTATTCCATCGTGGAACGAGTTGAAGTGATCGACAATACGACGCTTCGAGTGACGCCGTCGGCGACGTGGCTGCGCGACGGGTCGCGCGATGCTCACGTCATGGGAACGGCCGCGATGTACCAGATGTGGAAGAACCGCCAGAACGGCGTGCCGGTTCGGGTCATCCTGCAGGGCTTGAGCGGCGAGACCTACGTCACCGTCGACGACACCGGTACCGCGCCACTGCTGCGCGTCGCCGGCATCGGCAGCGGCTGA
- a CDS encoding DUF2501 domain-containing protein, translating to MPLRILTFSAAVAAVMASAGGPVQAAGLGDALSNLGGGGLPAVSDAGAGNTAGLLSYCVKNNYLNQQSASSVLGNLTGQGDVAQSEEYSSGESGLLETGGGESFSLANIQDQAKSQVCDLVLEHAKSFM from the coding sequence ATGCCTCTACGAATCCTGACCTTTTCCGCCGCTGTCGCTGCCGTGATGGCAAGCGCCGGCGGGCCTGTGCAGGCCGCCGGCCTGGGTGATGCGCTTTCCAATCTCGGCGGTGGCGGTCTGCCAGCCGTTTCCGACGCAGGAGCTGGAAATACCGCCGGCCTGCTCAGCTATTGCGTCAAGAACAACTATCTCAACCAGCAATCCGCCTCATCCGTTCTCGGCAACCTGACCGGACAAGGTGACGTTGCTCAATCGGAGGAGTACAGCAGCGGCGAGAGCGGTCTGCTCGAGACCGGCGGTGGCGAGAGCTTCTCCCTCGCCAATATCCAGGATCAGGCCAAGTCGCAGGTTTGCGATCTTGTTCTCGAGCATGCGAAATCGTTCATGTGA
- a CDS encoding phytase, protein MSEPTPASSSTGRVTVGPFDLGSTMATESGFAGATDLASDTEFEGTVVGGLSGLTYDPETGHYLAISDDSDAGADGTPRFYELAIDLGDGSLDEGDVSILDVTPLTLASGATFDALSTDTEGVAIDAAGDIFISSERDFAGNPGIYRLDRDGVLTAALPVEAKFQPDLAGTSGVRDNLGFESLTITPDKTTLYTATESALTQDGDVATLTAGAASRIIRYDLATGRPVAEYVYETDPIARAPEVEGGFADAGLVDLLALDDQGTLLALERSFSAVEDTTGEVDRGYSAKLFLVHTQGATNVLGEESLPVSTEDDGLAINVDATARKELLLDLSDLGLTLDNLEGMTLGPVLADGRQSLTLVSDDNFGAFGPQSSQFITLALDLDDTPTVAPVSETPDTLRYYGPNDPVEGADPDDPAIWVNPEDAGASVVVTAMKNGGLRVYDLAGTELQAVEPEGVRYNNVDILKSVALHGETVDVAVASDRANDTLAFYAIGADGTLSDVTAADLPASIFGVDDGEATAYGLAAYTSPEDGRQYVFVTQASGASIAQLEVVAKGDRLSFEPVRTLTLPVAEGADPVDYQSEGIAIDQETGVGYVTVEDELGLLAFSADPDGGDDFEVVSAIDSGHFSPDLEGVAIHYGEDGEGLIVVSSQGDNSFAVFDRETWDYRGAFAIRSEGGIDGVEESDGLEIYSGALPGFEDGLLVTQDGSNEIQAVFADAEDGEVQNFNVNFKYSDLGDVLALFEKGTPGLDITVAARFQGEYEEDPEAASEIVDYAKGKIYVTNGNLDRIDIFSLAHADQVGAIDLTELDGFSGVQSVSVSHGLVAAAVSIENREVALPPSIGGTATVPSNGIVAFYDAKTHDLIRTVEVGNLPDMLTFSKDGKTLLVANEGEFNTDSETDSNPAGSVSIISTEDFSVRTVDFAALDGFEDEARAAGIRVAPGVSAALDMEPEYVALSPDESRAYVTLQENNAIAVIDVASANLVDILPAGTVDHSAAGNEIDPLDDGVINLRGYSDLVGLRMPDGIVSFEIGGETYFATANEGDGRGDAPEFDEARVGDLLEEGLIDPSVDTDGLERLAVSAVDGDTDSDGDIDVLNAFGGRSFTIYDAEGAVVYESGSELGRLIADVARERFQDDEGTAEENRSDAKGVEPEAIEVGEIDGDTFLFVGMERDSGIAVLNVSDPTAPALVEYIDGFASEDIAPEGLEFVPATDAEDALLLASYELSGTTVAYRLSPGAEAELLV, encoded by the coding sequence ATGTCGGAACCTACTCCCGCCTCTTCCTCGACCGGCCGTGTGACCGTCGGGCCGTTCGATCTCGGCTCGACGATGGCCACCGAAAGCGGCTTTGCCGGCGCGACCGATCTCGCGAGCGACACCGAGTTCGAGGGTACCGTTGTCGGCGGCCTGTCGGGACTTACCTACGATCCTGAAACCGGCCATTATTTGGCGATTTCCGACGACAGCGATGCGGGCGCCGACGGCACGCCGCGGTTCTACGAACTGGCAATCGACCTCGGCGACGGCTCGCTCGACGAGGGCGATGTCAGCATCCTCGACGTGACCCCGCTGACGCTTGCCTCCGGCGCGACGTTCGACGCGCTCTCCACCGATACCGAGGGCGTCGCGATCGATGCCGCTGGCGACATCTTCATCTCGTCGGAACGGGACTTTGCGGGCAACCCGGGCATATACCGCCTCGACCGTGACGGCGTACTGACCGCCGCGCTGCCGGTCGAGGCGAAGTTCCAGCCGGATCTCGCCGGCACGAGCGGTGTGCGCGACAATCTTGGCTTCGAGAGCCTGACGATCACGCCCGACAAGACCACGCTCTATACCGCGACCGAAAGCGCGCTGACCCAGGACGGCGACGTGGCCACGCTGACCGCGGGCGCGGCGTCGCGGATCATCCGCTACGACCTCGCGACGGGTCGGCCGGTCGCGGAATACGTCTACGAGACCGATCCGATCGCCCGAGCGCCCGAGGTCGAGGGTGGCTTTGCCGACGCGGGACTCGTCGATCTGCTCGCGCTCGACGATCAGGGCACGCTGCTCGCGCTCGAGCGCTCCTTCTCGGCGGTCGAGGACACCACGGGTGAGGTCGACCGCGGCTATTCCGCGAAGCTGTTTCTCGTCCATACCCAAGGGGCCACGAATGTCCTTGGCGAGGAAAGCCTGCCGGTCTCGACCGAGGACGACGGACTGGCGATCAACGTCGACGCGACGGCGCGCAAGGAACTCCTGCTCGACCTCTCCGACCTCGGTCTTACGCTCGACAATCTCGAAGGCATGACGCTCGGCCCGGTGCTGGCCGACGGGCGGCAGTCGCTGACGCTGGTCTCCGACGACAATTTCGGCGCCTTCGGGCCGCAATCGTCCCAGTTCATCACCCTCGCTCTCGATCTCGACGATACGCCGACCGTCGCGCCGGTCTCCGAGACGCCCGATACGCTGCGCTACTACGGCCCCAACGACCCGGTTGAGGGAGCCGATCCCGACGATCCCGCGATCTGGGTCAATCCGGAGGACGCGGGCGCGAGCGTCGTCGTCACCGCGATGAAGAACGGGGGGCTCAGAGTCTACGACCTCGCGGGCACCGAACTGCAGGCGGTCGAGCCGGAAGGCGTACGCTACAACAACGTGGACATCCTGAAGAGCGTCGCGCTCCATGGCGAGACGGTGGATGTGGCGGTGGCCTCCGACCGCGCCAACGATACGCTCGCCTTCTACGCGATCGGCGCGGACGGCACGCTCAGCGATGTCACCGCGGCCGACCTGCCCGCGTCGATCTTCGGCGTCGACGACGGCGAAGCGACGGCCTACGGGCTCGCGGCCTATACCTCGCCCGAGGATGGCCGGCAGTATGTTTTCGTCACGCAGGCGAGCGGCGCGTCGATTGCGCAGCTCGAAGTGGTCGCCAAAGGGGACCGGCTGAGCTTCGAGCCGGTCCGGACGCTGACCCTGCCGGTGGCCGAAGGCGCCGATCCTGTGGACTACCAGTCGGAAGGGATCGCGATCGATCAGGAAACCGGCGTCGGCTATGTCACGGTCGAGGACGAGCTCGGGCTCCTGGCCTTCTCGGCGGACCCCGACGGCGGGGATGACTTCGAGGTGGTCTCGGCGATCGACAGCGGCCATTTCTCCCCCGATCTCGAAGGGGTCGCGATCCACTATGGCGAGGATGGCGAGGGCCTGATCGTCGTCTCCTCGCAGGGCGACAACAGCTTTGCCGTCTTCGACCGCGAGACCTGGGACTATCGCGGCGCCTTCGCGATCCGGTCCGAAGGCGGAATCGACGGGGTCGAGGAATCCGACGGGCTCGAAATCTACTCGGGCGCGCTGCCCGGCTTCGAGGACGGGCTCCTGGTGACGCAGGACGGATCGAACGAAATCCAGGCCGTCTTTGCCGATGCGGAGGACGGCGAGGTCCAGAACTTCAACGTCAATTTCAAATATTCCGACCTCGGCGACGTTCTGGCGCTCTTCGAGAAGGGCACCCCCGGGCTCGACATCACGGTCGCGGCGCGTTTCCAGGGCGAATACGAGGAGGACCCGGAGGCCGCCTCCGAGATCGTCGACTACGCGAAGGGCAAAATCTACGTCACCAACGGCAATCTCGACCGGATCGACATCTTCTCGCTCGCCCATGCCGATCAGGTGGGCGCGATCGATCTCACGGAGTTGGACGGCTTCTCGGGCGTGCAGTCGGTCTCGGTCTCGCACGGGCTGGTCGCCGCCGCCGTCTCGATCGAGAACCGTGAGGTTGCGTTGCCGCCGAGCATCGGCGGGACGGCGACCGTTCCCTCGAACGGAATCGTCGCCTTCTACGACGCGAAGACGCACGACCTGATCCGGACTGTCGAGGTGGGCAACCTACCCGACATGCTGACCTTCTCGAAGGACGGCAAGACTCTGCTCGTCGCCAACGAGGGCGAGTTCAACACCGACAGCGAGACCGACTCGAACCCGGCCGGCTCGGTATCGATCATCTCGACTGAGGATTTCTCGGTCCGGACCGTCGATTTCGCTGCGCTCGATGGCTTTGAAGACGAAGCCCGCGCCGCCGGGATCCGGGTAGCGCCCGGCGTGTCCGCCGCGCTCGACATGGAGCCCGAGTATGTCGCGTTAAGCCCGGACGAGAGTCGGGCTTACGTTACGCTCCAGGAGAACAACGCCATTGCGGTGATCGACGTGGCTTCGGCGAATCTCGTCGACATCCTTCCGGCCGGCACGGTCGATCACAGTGCGGCGGGCAATGAGATCGATCCGCTCGACGACGGGGTCATCAATCTCCGCGGCTACAGCGATCTGGTCGGACTCAGGATGCCGGACGGGATCGTCTCCTTCGAGATCGGGGGCGAGACCTATTTCGCCACCGCGAACGAGGGCGACGGCCGGGGCGACGCGCCGGAATTCGACGAAGCGCGCGTCGGCGATCTGCTCGAGGAAGGGCTGATCGACCCTTCGGTCGATACCGACGGGCTCGAACGGCTCGCCGTCTCGGCGGTGGATGGCGACACGGACAGCGATGGCGACATTGATGTGTTGAACGCCTTCGGCGGTCGCTCCTTCACGATCTACGACGCTGAGGGCGCCGTGGTCTACGAGAGCGGCTCGGAGCTCGGCCGTCTCATCGCCGACGTCGCGCGGGAGCGCTTTCAGGACGACGAGGGCACGGCGGAGGAGAACCGCTCCGACGCGAAGGGCGTGGAGCCCGAGGCGATCGAGGTCGGCGAGATCGACGGCGACACCTTCCTCTTCGTCGGGATGGAGCGAGATTCGGGGATCGCCGTTCTCAACGTCTCCGATCCGACCGCCCCTGCGCTGGTCGAGTATATCGACGGTTTCGCCTCGGAGGACATCGCGCCTGAAGGCTTGGAGTTCGTTCCCGCGACCGACGCCGAGGACGCGCTGCTGCTTGCCTCCTACGAGTTGTCCGGCACCACCGTTGCCTACCGCCTGTCGCCCGGCGCCGAGGCGGAGCTGCTCGTCTAG
- a CDS encoding glucose 1-dehydrogenase yields MLAGKVAIVTGGSRGIGAAVARTLAARGAAVVVGYGKGAEAAEAVAADIRAANGRATVSGGDVREPAAADAAVTAALDTFGRLDILVTAAGVSVSSPLAEIDTAQVRDAFDINVLGTVLAIQAAAPHLPEGGRIVTFASRLALNPLPGSAIYAASKAAVIGLTQTVALELGGRGITVNAVAPGMIETDMTREAVRARGAAVATATPLGRIGQPDDVAGIVAFLVSDDARWMTGRTLRADGGLA; encoded by the coding sequence ATGCTTGCCGGCAAGGTCGCGATCGTGACCGGGGGCTCCCGCGGGATCGGCGCCGCGGTGGCGAGAACGCTCGCGGCTCGGGGCGCTGCGGTCGTTGTCGGCTACGGGAAGGGCGCCGAGGCAGCCGAGGCGGTCGCGGCCGACATCCGCGCCGCGAACGGCCGGGCGACGGTTTCCGGCGGCGACGTGCGCGAGCCCGCCGCCGCGGACGCCGCAGTGACGGCGGCGCTCGACACGTTCGGCCGGCTCGACATCCTCGTCACCGCCGCCGGTGTCAGCGTCTCCAGTCCGCTCGCCGAGATCGACACCGCGCAGGTTCGCGACGCCTTCGACATCAACGTCCTGGGCACCGTTCTCGCGATCCAGGCAGCTGCGCCGCATCTGCCGGAGGGCGGGCGCATCGTCACCTTCGCCTCGCGCCTTGCGCTGAACCCGCTGCCGGGGTCGGCGATCTACGCCGCCTCCAAGGCCGCGGTGATCGGACTGACTCAGACGGTCGCGCTCGAACTCGGCGGTCGCGGCATCACCGTCAACGCCGTGGCGCCGGGCATGATCGAGACCGACATGACGCGCGAAGCGGTGCGGGCCCGAGGCGCGGCCGTGGCCACTGCCACGCCGCTCGGCCGCATCGGCCAGCCAGACGACGTCGCCGGCATCGTGGCCTTTCTCGTCTCCGACGACGCGCGCTGGATGACCGGGCGCACCTTGCGCGCCGACGGCGGGCTGGCCTGA